A genomic window from Mesorhizobium sp. 131-2-1 includes:
- a CDS encoding FIST signal transduction protein, translating into MPSTPARPTRTKTRRRKRRRTQLASSRTRYACGLSALTTDEPDAGAFARAVAAEAAAIDAGFALLFFSQSLVDAAVLSEALTEHAPGLAYAGCSTAGEITPQGLEEGHILALLLPSSSFATASIMVDNLSSSGMDRITGEVAALRRSLSGRIGQERAKDTFALCFIDGLSYAEEAVTSAIHWGLDDIPLIGGSAGDDLKFETTTLISNGKVASDSAIIMLIATEIPFHVFKTDNFIPTDEKLVVTASDPDHRVVREFNAVNAAEEYAASVGILPHTLTPLSFASHPVVVKVGGEYYCRSIQRMHTDGSLSFFCAIDDGVVLSIAQPKNMVEATRAALSDVRDRLGSIDMILGFDCVLRRLDARNRQVFRDISELYRVNNVIGFGTYGEQYRSMHLNQTFTGIAFGDRLAAE; encoded by the coding sequence ATGCCTTCGACGCCCGCGCGCCCGACGCGCACAAAAACACGTCGGAGGAAACGCAGGAGAACGCAGCTGGCCAGTTCGCGCACGCGCTATGCATGCGGCCTCTCGGCGCTCACCACGGATGAGCCCGACGCCGGCGCCTTTGCCCGCGCGGTCGCGGCGGAAGCGGCGGCGATCGACGCCGGTTTCGCGCTGCTGTTCTTCTCCCAGAGCCTGGTCGACGCGGCGGTGCTGTCGGAAGCTTTGACGGAGCATGCTCCGGGCCTTGCCTATGCCGGCTGCTCGACCGCCGGCGAGATCACGCCGCAAGGGCTCGAGGAAGGCCACATCCTCGCTTTGCTCCTGCCGTCCTCCTCGTTCGCGACGGCCAGCATCATGGTCGACAATCTCTCCTCGTCGGGCATGGACAGGATCACCGGCGAGGTCGCGGCGCTCAGGCGCTCGCTCAGCGGCCGCATCGGGCAAGAGCGGGCCAAGGATACGTTCGCGCTCTGCTTCATCGACGGGCTGTCCTATGCCGAGGAGGCGGTGACGTCGGCCATCCATTGGGGGTTGGACGACATTCCGCTGATCGGCGGCTCGGCGGGCGACGATCTCAAATTCGAGACGACCACGCTGATCTCGAACGGCAAGGTCGCCTCCGACAGCGCCATCATCATGCTGATCGCGACCGAAATCCCCTTCCACGTCTTCAAGACCGACAATTTCATCCCTACCGACGAGAAGCTGGTGGTGACCGCTTCCGATCCCGATCACCGCGTCGTGCGCGAATTCAACGCCGTCAACGCCGCCGAGGAATATGCCGCCTCGGTGGGGATCCTGCCGCATACGCTGACGCCGCTGAGCTTCGCCTCGCATCCGGTAGTGGTGAAGGTGGGCGGCGAATATTACTGCCGCTCGATCCAGAGGATGCATACCGACGGCTCGCTCTCCTTCTTCTGCGCCATCGACGATGGCGTCGTGCTCTCCATCGCCCAGCCGAAGAACATGGTGGAGGCGACACGCGCCGCGCTCAGCGACGTCAGGGACCGGCTGGGCAGCATCGACATGATCCTCGGCTTCGACTGCGTGCTGCGGCGGCTCGACGCGCGCAACCGCCAGGTGTTCCGGGATATTTCGGAGCTCTACCGGGTCAACAACGTCATCGGTTTCGGCACTTACGGCGAACAGTACCGCTCGATGCATCTCAACCAGACCTTCACCGGCATCGCCTTCGGCGATCGGCTGGCGGCCGAATAG
- a CDS encoding (2Fe-2S)-binding protein, with the protein MSDISLTVNGKRVSGAIEDRTLLVHFLREVLGLTGTHVGCDTSQCGACVVHLDGKAVKSCSMLAAQAAGSSVVTIEGLANGADLHPVQAAFKEHHGLQCGFCTPGMIMTATDMIARHPEGLDEATVRAELEGNICRCTGYHNIVKAILAASKTMSKGAKGKARQAA; encoded by the coding sequence ATGTCGGACATTTCGTTGACGGTGAACGGCAAACGCGTCAGCGGCGCCATCGAGGATCGCACGCTTCTGGTTCATTTCCTGCGGGAGGTCCTCGGCCTCACCGGGACGCATGTAGGCTGCGACACATCGCAATGCGGCGCCTGCGTCGTGCATCTCGACGGCAAGGCGGTGAAGTCCTGTTCGATGCTGGCGGCACAAGCCGCGGGGTCGAGCGTGGTGACGATCGAGGGGCTCGCCAACGGCGCCGACCTGCATCCGGTGCAGGCAGCGTTCAAGGAGCATCACGGTTTGCAATGCGGCTTCTGCACGCCGGGCATGATCATGACGGCGACCGACATGATCGCGCGCCATCCGGAAGGCCTCGACGAGGCCACGGTGCGCGCCGAGCTTGAAGGCAATATCTGCCGCTGCACAGGCTACCACAACATCGTGAAGGCGATCCTCGCCGCGTCGAAGACGATGTCCAAGGGCGCCAAGGGCAAGGCCAGGCAAGCTGCGTGA